A region from the Eublepharis macularius isolate TG4126 chromosome 13, MPM_Emac_v1.0, whole genome shotgun sequence genome encodes:
- the LOC129341757 gene encoding uncharacterized protein LOC129341757 → MLQAPETMQALTSAPWGFTSGDTSQKLPAGSQSSFVSPPKDLRLSMALEDSLRISVSALVFAAFCGLGILMPFCQPQKLRIRGMAWRWLGIYANGLVCLASLLVLVALLLWIYDQGLSAALILPIILLVYVLMVTLLLVVTLIFQLDILHQVTDKAGQRLLNFTTPGGMILIVVTSSLLIKQIYLLQEKGTAEPVDLTAVIAGTSGISLLPLVVIKVFYCMDLRKQEVEEQISRREKGKENI, encoded by the exons ATGCTGCAAGCTCCAGAGACTATGCAGGCTTTGACGTCCGCACCGTGGGGTTTCACAAGTGGGGATACATCCCAGAAACTTCCAGCCGGGTCCCAGAGTTCATTTGTCTCCCCACCGAAAGATCTTC GTCTCTCAATGGCATTGGAGGATTCGTTACGGATTTCTGTCTCTGCTCTCGTGTTTGCTGCCTTCTGTGGACTGGGAATACTGATGCCTTTTTGTCAGCCACAAAAGCTTAGAATTC GGGGGATGGCCTGGCGATGGCTCGGCATCTATGCAAATGGACTAGTGTGCTTGGCTTCTCTGCTGGTCCTTGTGGCCCTCCTGCTCTGGATTTACGACCAAG gactctctgctgccctcaTTCTGCCCATCATCCTCCTCGTCTATGTGTTGATGGTCACCTTGCTGTTAGTGGTCACTCTCATATTCCAGCTGGACATCCTTCATCAGGTCACAGACAAGGCAG GACAACGCCTGTTGAACTTCACCACCCCTGGAGGGATGATCTTGATTGTTGTGACATCCAGTCTGCTCATAAAGCAGATTTATTTGCTCCAAG AGAAGGGGACTGCTGAGCCAGTTGACCTAACAGCTGTCATAGCTGGAACATCTGGGATCTCTCTCCTTCCACTAGTAGTTATCAAAGTGTTCT ATTGCATGGATCTAAGAAAGCAAGAAGTGGAAGAGCAAATTTCGCgaagggaaaaagggaaggag